A window of Paraburkholderia sp. ZP32-5 genomic DNA:
TTCGGCGACAGATGACGGCTGTGCGGATAGACTGCCGAAATTGGCATCGGCATCGGCTTCAACTCGGGCAGTACTTCGACGAGTTGCCCCGAACGCAGATGCGGCAGCACCATGAAACGCGCGGGCTGAATCAGCCCGAAACCTTCGAGTCCGCAGGTCACGTAGGCATCGGCGTCGTTGACCGACACGATGCTTTTCATTTTCACTTCCACCTCTTTGCCTTCGACCATGAACGCCCAATCGAGTGTGCGGCCCGTGCGGCTCGAGAAGTAGTTGACGGCCTTGTGATTGTCGAGGTCTTCGAGTGAAGCGGGCATGCCCGCGCGCTCGATGTAGTCCGGTGCCGCGCAGGTCACGCCTTCGAACAGACCGATGCGGCGCGCGACCAGTGACGAATCCTGCAACGCGCCGACGCGTACCACGCAATCGACGCCTTCCTGCAGCAGATCCACCGGACGATCGGTCAGGCCGAGCTGCAGATCGATGTCCGGATAGCGCGTGTGGAATTCGCACAGCGACGGAATCACGATCAGGCGGCCGATCGAACCGGGCATGTCGATGCGCAGCTTGCCGTGCGGCTTCTTGTTGCCGCTCTGGAAACTGGCCTCGGTTTCTTCGACGTCGGCGAGGATGCGCACGCAGCGCTCGTAGTACGCGGCACCGTCGGGCGTCAGCGACAGACGCCGGGTGGTCCGGTGCATCAGGCGCGTGCCGAGAAACGACTCGAGATTCTGAATGATCGTCGTGACGGACGCGCGCGGCAGATCGAGCGTTTCCGCTGCGCGGGTAAAGCTGTTGGTGTCGACGACACGGGTGAACACTTGCATGGCCTGAAGCCGGTCCATTGCAGACCTCCAGAAAGGACGGGCGCACTGGCGGGAGTGAATCCGCAGAGCAATCGCATCGGATTGTTCAGAGGCACCGAATTGTGTTGCCGGATTATAGGCATTTATTTACGAGTCTGCCGAATGGACAATGCGCAGCATTGAAGTTCTATGCGCATTTGCGCGGCTCGACATGGATGCATTCAAATCGCCGTTCCCGCTGGTTCCCGCGGAAGTCGATTCCACGGACACCGGCGGCACGACACTCGAAGTGACCGAAGTGCGGATCGAAGGGCATGCACAGGAAATCCCGTTGCGGCTCTACCGGCCCGCGAGAAAAACCGCATTGCCGGTACTGCTTTATTTTCACGGCGGCGGCTTTACGAAGGGGTCGGTCGATCAGGCCGACTTTGCCGCGCGCTATTTCGCAGAGCACTTACCGGCGCTAGTCGTGTCGGTCGGCTACTCGCTCGCGCCGAAGTTTCCGTTTCCCGCCGCGCCCGAAGACGCACACCGGGCAGCGTTGTGGGTGCAGATGCGGGCGCGCGCATTTGGCGGCAATAGCAGAAAGATCGGCGTCGCGGGCCATGACGCGGGCGGGCAACTGGCCAATTGCCTCGCGTTCATTGCTCGCGATCGCGGCGACGTGCAGATCGTCGCGCAGGCGTTGTTCGGCCCGATGCTCGACCCGAGCCTCACGCGCCTTGGCGACGAAAAGCGCCTCGGCTCGGACATCACCGCGCGCGAGTGCGCGGCGTGCTATCGCGCGTATCTGCCGCAGGCGTCGCAGCGTATGCACCCGTACGCGGCACCGCTCGAATCGTCGCGGCTGGCGGGGTTGCCGGCCACGTTGATCGCGACCGCGCAGAACGACGTGTTGCACGTGGAGGCCGAGAAATACGCGAGCAGTCTGATCGACGCCGGCGTGCAGACCCAGGTGGTGCGCTTTCCGAGCGTGTCGCATGCGGCGCTCGCCGATCATCCGCCCGCTTTGCAGGAAGCGGTGCGCTTTTTTCAGTGGCGCTTCGACACGCGCGCTCATCGATAAACAGAACTTTAATCAACGATACCGGGAGCTTTATATGACTATCCTTCCTCTTTCCCGCCGCCGCGTGGCGGTCGCGGTGCTAGCCGTCGTCGTCGTCGCCGGGCTCGGCACGTTCGGCGCGATTCGCGTCGACGCGAGCTCGCCGGCCGCGCCGACCATCGTGCCGGAGGTCGACGTCGCCACTGTCGTGCAAAAGACCATCACCGACTGGCAGAGCTATTCGGGCCGGCTCGAAGCGGTCGAAAAAGTGGACGTACGTTCGCAGGTGCCGGGCACGATCGTGTCCGTTAACTTCAAGGACGGCGCGCTCGTGAAGAAGGGCGACACGCTATTCGTGATCGATCCGCGCCCGTACCAGGCCGAAGTAGATCGCGCGGAAGCGCAGCTCGCGGCCGCGCAGGCGCGTACCGGCTATACGCAAAGCGACTGGGAGCGCGCGCAACGACTGCTGCCCGACAACGCGATCGCCAAACGCGATTACGACGAGAAGCAGAACGCCGCGCGCGAAGCCAGCGCGAACCTGAAGGCCGCGCAAGCCGCGCTCGAAACCGCGCGCATTAATCTGGGCTATACGAAGATCGTCGCGCCGGTCGCAGGCCGTATGTCACGCGCGGAAATCACGGTGGGCAACGTCGTATCGGCGGGTGCGGCTTCGACGCCGTTGACCACACTCGTATCGGTATCGCCTATCTACGCATCGTTCGACGCTGACGAACAAACGTATCTGCAATACCTGAGTCGCGAGAAGGATGGCACGAAGGTGCCGGTCGAACTGGGTCTCGCCGATGAAACCGGCTACTCGCGCAGCGGCACGATCGAATCGTTCGACAACCGTCTCGATACGTCGTCGGGCACGATCCGCGTGCGCGCGAAGTTCGATAACGCGGACGGCGCGCTGATTCCGGGCCTTTATGCACGCGTGAAAGTGGGCGGCAGCGCGCCGCATGCGGCGCTGTTGATCGACGATGCCGCGGTCGGCACTGACCAGGACAAGAAGTTCGTGCTGGTGGTCGACCAGGGCAATCACGTCGTGTACCGCGAGATCTCGACGGGTGCGATGCAGGGCAATCTGCGTGTCGTCAAGGACGGGCTGAAGGCGGGCGATCGCATCGTCGTGAACGGTATTCAGCGCGTGCGGCCGGGTGATGCGGTGCGCGCGCACATGGTGCCGATGACGACCGATCAGGACCCGAACAGCGCGCCGCTCGCGCAATCGCGCGCGAAGGCGGCAGCCGGCGCGGCAAAGAATTCGTGAGCCCAGCGCGCCGTGTGTGCCGTGCTTGCAGTCGATGAAAGCGCGGCAAGCGCAACGCGGCGCCTGCTCCAACACTAAGAGCTTCCCATGAACATATCCAAATTCTTCATCGATCGCCCGATCTTTGCAGGCGTGCTATCGGTATTGATCCTGCTCGGGGGCATCATCTCGCTGTTCAAGCTGCCCATTTCCGAATATCCGGAAGTGGTGCCGCCGTCGGTCGTGGTGCATGCGCAGTATCCGGGTGCGAATCCGAAGGTGATCGCCGAGGCGGTCGCCGCGCCGCTCGAGGAACAGATCAACGGCGTCGAGAACATGCTGTATATGCAGTCGCAAGCGAATAGCGACGGCAATCTGACGCTGACCGTCACGTTCAAGCTCGGCACCGATCCGGACCTCGCGACGCAGCTCGTGCAGAACCGCGTGAACCAGGCGCTGCCGCGTTTGCCGGAAGACGTGCAACGCCTCGGCGTGACGACGATCAAGAGTTCGCCGACGCTGACGATGGTCGTGCATCTGATCTCGCCGAACGATCGCTATGACATGACGTATCTGCGCAATTACGCGCTGCTCAACGTGAAGGATCGGCTCGCGCGGATTCAGGGCGTCGGCGAAGTGCAGCTGTGGGGTTCCGGCGATTACTCGATGCGTATCTGGCTCGATCCGCAGAAAGTCGCGCAGCGCGGGCTGACCGCGACCGAAGTCGTGAATGCGATTCGCGAGCAGAACATTCAGGTGGCGGCCGGCGTGATCGGCGCATCGCCGTCGGTGCCGGGCACGCAGTTGCAGTTGTCGGTGAATGCGCGCGGTCGTCTGCAAACCGAAGGCGAGTTCGGCAACATCATCGTGAAGACCGCGCCGGACGGTGGCGTGACCTATCTGCGTGATATCGCACGTATCGAACTCGCGGCGTCGGAGTACGGGCTGCGTTCGCTGCTCGACAACAAGCCTGCCGTTGCAATGGCAATCAATCAGGCGCCGGGTGCGAATTCGCTCGCGATCTCGGAGCAGGTGCGCGCGGCGATGAAGGAATTGTCGGCGGACATGCCGGCCGGTGTCGAATACAAGATCGTGTATGACCCGACGCAGTTCGTGCGTTCGAGTATCGAGGCGGTGATCCATACGCTGCTCGAAGCTATTGCGCTCGTCGTGATCGTCGTGATCGTGTTCCTGCAAACATGGCGTGCGTCGATCATTCCGCTGATCGCGGTGCCGGTGTCGATCGTCGGTACGTTCTCGCTGCTGCTGGCGTTTGGCTTCTCGATCAATGCGTTGTCGCTGTTCGGCATGGTGCTCGCGATCGGGATCGTGGTCGACGATGCGATTGTGGTGGTGGAGAACGTCGAGCGGAACATCGAAAGCGGGCTCAGTGCGCGCGACGCGACCTATAAGGCGATGCGCGAAGTGAGTGGGCCGATCATCGCGATTGCGCTGACGCTGGTCGCGGTGTTCGTGCCGCTCGCGTTCATGACGGGTCTGACGGGCCAGTTCTACAAGCAGTTCGCCATGACGATCGCGATCTCGACGGTGATCTCGGCGTTCAATTCGCTGACGCTGTCGCCTGCCTTGTCCGCGATGTTGCTGCGCAGCCATGGCGAAAAGGAAGACTGGCTGACGCGCGTGATGAACCGCCTGCTCGGTGGCTTCTTCCGCGGCTTCAACAAGGTCTTTCATCGTGGTTCGGAATCGTATAGCCGTGGCGTGACCGGCGTGCTGCGGCGCAAGGGTGCGATGCTGGCGGTGTACGCGATCCTGCTTGGCGCGGCCGTGCTGATGGCACGCGTGGTGCCCGGCGGCTTCGTACCCGCGCAGGACAAGGAGTATCTGATTGCATTCGCGCAACTGCCGAACGGCGCGTCGCTCGATCGCACGGAAAAAGTGATTCGCGATATGAGCGCGATCGCGCTGAAGCAGCCGGGCGTCGAAAGCGCAGTGGCGTTCCCCGGTTTGTCGGTGAACGGCTTCACGAATAGCTCGAGCGCGGGCATCGTGTTCGTCACGCTGAAGCCGTTCAAGGAGCGCGGCAACAAGAAGCTGTCGGCCGGTGCGATTGCCGGTGCGCTGAACCAGCAATATGGCGCGATTAAGGATTCGTTCGTCGCGGTGTTCCCGCCGCCTCCGGTGCTGGGTCTCGGTACGCTCGGCGGCTTCAAGATGCAGCTGGAAGATCACGGCGCGGTCGGTTACGCGGAGTTGAACAGGGCCGCTGAAGCATTCGTGAAGCGCGCGGCGCAAACGCCTGAACTGGGCCCGACGTTTTCCAGCTATCAGATCAACGTGCCACAACTGAACGTCGATCTGGATCGCGTGAAGGCGAAGCAACTCGGTGTGCCGGTCACGGATGTGTTCGACACGATGCAGATTTATCTGGGCTCGCTGTATGTGAACGACTTCAACCGCTTCGGCCGCGTGTATCAGGTGCGTGTGCAAGCAGATGCGCCGTTCCGTCAACGCGCCGACGACATCCTGCAACTGAAGACGCGTAACGCGGCTGGCGACATGGTGCCGTTGTCGTCGCTCGTCACGGTCACGCCGACGTATGGTCCGGAAATGGTGGTGCGCTACAACGGCTACACCGCGGCCGACATCAACGGTGGCCCGGCACCTGGTTATTCGTCGGGCCAGGCGCAGGCCGCGGCCGAACGCGTGGCTGCCGAGGTGCTGCCGCACGGCGTGAAGCTCGAATGGACCGACCTGACGTATCAGCAGATCATCGCCGGCAACGCGGGTATGTGGGTGTTCCCGATCAGCGTGCTGCTGGTGTTCCTCGTGCTCGCCGCGTTGTACGAAAGCCTGACCTTGCCGCTCGCGGTGATCCTGATCGTGCCGATGAGCATGCTGTCCGCGCTGACCGGCGTGTGGCTCACCGGTGGCGACAACAACATCTTCACGCAGATCGGTTTGATGGTGCTGGTGGGCTTGTCGGCGAAGAACGCGATCCTGATCGTCGAATTCGCGCGTGAGCTCGAACACGATGGACGCACGCCGCTCGCGGCGGCAATCGAGGCGAGCCGCATGCGTCTGCGACCGATTCTGATGACGTCGATCGCATTCATCATGGGCGTGGTGCCGCTGGTGCTGTCGAGCGGCGCGGGTTCGGAGATGCGTCACGCGA
This region includes:
- a CDS encoding LysR family transcriptional regulator, which codes for MDRLQAMQVFTRVVDTNSFTRAAETLDLPRASVTTIIQNLESFLGTRLMHRTTRRLSLTPDGAAYYERCVRILADVEETEASFQSGNKKPHGKLRIDMPGSIGRLIVIPSLCEFHTRYPDIDLQLGLTDRPVDLLQEGVDCVVRVGALQDSSLVARRIGLFEGVTCAAPDYIERAGMPASLEDLDNHKAVNYFSSRTGRTLDWAFMVEGKEVEVKMKSIVSVNDADAYVTCGLEGFGLIQPARFMVLPHLRSGQLVEVLPELKPMPMPISAVYPHSRHLSPKVRVFVDWIAEVFDRCPLLSGRGSLDAACTQRTFEERESAPALDTPMVTEWVA
- a CDS encoding alpha/beta hydrolase produces the protein MDAFKSPFPLVPAEVDSTDTGGTTLEVTEVRIEGHAQEIPLRLYRPARKTALPVLLYFHGGGFTKGSVDQADFAARYFAEHLPALVVSVGYSLAPKFPFPAAPEDAHRAALWVQMRARAFGGNSRKIGVAGHDAGGQLANCLAFIARDRGDVQIVAQALFGPMLDPSLTRLGDEKRLGSDITARECAACYRAYLPQASQRMHPYAAPLESSRLAGLPATLIATAQNDVLHVEAEKYASSLIDAGVQTQVVRFPSVSHAALADHPPALQEAVRFFQWRFDTRAHR
- a CDS encoding efflux RND transporter periplasmic adaptor subunit encodes the protein MTILPLSRRRVAVAVLAVVVVAGLGTFGAIRVDASSPAAPTIVPEVDVATVVQKTITDWQSYSGRLEAVEKVDVRSQVPGTIVSVNFKDGALVKKGDTLFVIDPRPYQAEVDRAEAQLAAAQARTGYTQSDWERAQRLLPDNAIAKRDYDEKQNAAREASANLKAAQAALETARINLGYTKIVAPVAGRMSRAEITVGNVVSAGAASTPLTTLVSVSPIYASFDADEQTYLQYLSREKDGTKVPVELGLADETGYSRSGTIESFDNRLDTSSGTIRVRAKFDNADGALIPGLYARVKVGGSAPHAALLIDDAAVGTDQDKKFVLVVDQGNHVVYREISTGAMQGNLRVVKDGLKAGDRIVVNGIQRVRPGDAVRAHMVPMTTDQDPNSAPLAQSRAKAAAGAAKNS
- a CDS encoding efflux RND transporter permease subunit, with protein sequence MNISKFFIDRPIFAGVLSVLILLGGIISLFKLPISEYPEVVPPSVVVHAQYPGANPKVIAEAVAAPLEEQINGVENMLYMQSQANSDGNLTLTVTFKLGTDPDLATQLVQNRVNQALPRLPEDVQRLGVTTIKSSPTLTMVVHLISPNDRYDMTYLRNYALLNVKDRLARIQGVGEVQLWGSGDYSMRIWLDPQKVAQRGLTATEVVNAIREQNIQVAAGVIGASPSVPGTQLQLSVNARGRLQTEGEFGNIIVKTAPDGGVTYLRDIARIELAASEYGLRSLLDNKPAVAMAINQAPGANSLAISEQVRAAMKELSADMPAGVEYKIVYDPTQFVRSSIEAVIHTLLEAIALVVIVVIVFLQTWRASIIPLIAVPVSIVGTFSLLLAFGFSINALSLFGMVLAIGIVVDDAIVVVENVERNIESGLSARDATYKAMREVSGPIIAIALTLVAVFVPLAFMTGLTGQFYKQFAMTIAISTVISAFNSLTLSPALSAMLLRSHGEKEDWLTRVMNRLLGGFFRGFNKVFHRGSESYSRGVTGVLRRKGAMLAVYAILLGAAVLMARVVPGGFVPAQDKEYLIAFAQLPNGASLDRTEKVIRDMSAIALKQPGVESAVAFPGLSVNGFTNSSSAGIVFVTLKPFKERGNKKLSAGAIAGALNQQYGAIKDSFVAVFPPPPVLGLGTLGGFKMQLEDHGAVGYAELNRAAEAFVKRAAQTPELGPTFSSYQINVPQLNVDLDRVKAKQLGVPVTDVFDTMQIYLGSLYVNDFNRFGRVYQVRVQADAPFRQRADDILQLKTRNAAGDMVPLSSLVTVTPTYGPEMVVRYNGYTAADINGGPAPGYSSGQAQAAAERVAAEVLPHGVKLEWTDLTYQQIIAGNAGMWVFPISVLLVFLVLAALYESLTLPLAVILIVPMSMLSALTGVWLTGGDNNIFTQIGLMVLVGLSAKNAILIVEFARELEHDGRTPLAAAIEASRMRLRPILMTSIAFIMGVVPLVLSSGAGSEMRHAMGIAVFFGMLGVTLFGLMLTPVFYVVLRTLAGGTVHVAQKDAPHYGPAVTDV